One window of Cystobacter fuscus DSM 2262 genomic DNA carries:
- a CDS encoding lactate racemase domain-containing protein, which yields MRPLKTLQKLYDEESQVVITEKGSPPRALFSGENFLLEDLPVGTRVIFPRPPLAGVPNVKAAIRWAINHPEGMEPLHALLRPGMRLTCVIDDISVPLPPMATPDVRQSILEVVLELCADSGVDDIHLIIANALHRRMTEGEMRRMVGQKIFDAYYPERYYNHDAEDPDGITELERSPCGSHVVAVNRRVAESDLTVYVNVNFVPMNGGHKSMGTGLANYASLRAHHNPQTIRGSDSYMEPKKSELYRRNERIGKAIDKHLKVFHIESVLNNRMFGPATDFLHKREEDYTEGDRLKFHAMRYALSKVPRAAARTILNSVPAPYDVTGVFAGATEPTHQKILEKSWQQYVVPVQGQSDIVIFPIPFISPYSVNSILNPLLVQVMGLGYFFNLNRGVPLVKKGGVIILTHPAFDEFDPVQHPSYIEFFNRVLPETRDAVEIEKKYEREFAENPSYVHLYRKGNAYHGVHPLYMWYWGENGRQHAGKVIVAGAENNHVPALLGWDRTDTLTEAIEEARGFMGRSASISLLRIAPTVMVDVK from the coding sequence ATGCGCCCGCTCAAGACGCTCCAGAAGCTCTACGACGAGGAAAGTCAGGTCGTCATCACCGAGAAGGGCAGCCCTCCCCGGGCGCTCTTCAGCGGGGAGAACTTCCTGCTCGAGGACCTGCCCGTGGGCACCCGGGTCATCTTCCCCCGTCCGCCCCTGGCGGGCGTGCCCAACGTGAAGGCCGCCATCCGCTGGGCCATCAACCACCCCGAGGGCATGGAGCCCCTGCACGCGCTCCTGCGCCCGGGCATGCGGCTCACCTGCGTCATCGACGACATCTCGGTGCCGCTGCCGCCCATGGCCACGCCCGACGTGCGCCAGTCCATCCTCGAGGTGGTGCTGGAGCTGTGCGCGGACTCGGGCGTGGACGACATCCACCTCATCATCGCCAACGCCCTGCACCGCCGCATGACGGAGGGCGAGATGCGGCGCATGGTGGGCCAGAAGATCTTCGACGCCTACTACCCGGAGCGCTACTACAACCACGACGCCGAGGACCCGGACGGCATCACGGAGCTGGAGCGCAGCCCCTGCGGCTCGCACGTGGTGGCCGTCAACCGGCGCGTGGCCGAGAGCGACCTCACCGTCTACGTCAACGTGAACTTCGTGCCCATGAACGGCGGGCACAAGTCCATGGGCACGGGCCTGGCCAACTACGCGAGCCTGCGCGCGCACCACAACCCGCAGACCATCCGCGGCTCCGACAGCTACATGGAGCCCAAGAAGAGCGAGCTGTACCGGCGCAACGAGCGCATCGGCAAGGCGATCGACAAGCACCTCAAGGTCTTCCACATCGAGTCGGTGCTCAACAACCGCATGTTCGGTCCCGCCACCGACTTCCTCCACAAGCGCGAGGAGGACTACACCGAGGGCGACCGGCTGAAGTTCCACGCCATGCGCTACGCGCTGTCGAAGGTGCCGCGCGCCGCGGCCCGCACCATCCTCAACTCCGTGCCCGCCCCCTATGACGTGACGGGCGTGTTCGCCGGCGCCACCGAGCCCACGCACCAGAAGATCCTGGAGAAGAGCTGGCAGCAGTACGTGGTGCCGGTGCAGGGGCAGAGCGACATCGTCATCTTCCCCATCCCCTTCATCTCGCCCTACAGCGTCAACTCCATCCTCAACCCGCTGCTCGTGCAGGTGATGGGACTGGGCTACTTCTTCAACCTGAACCGCGGCGTGCCGCTGGTGAAGAAGGGCGGCGTCATCATCCTCACCCACCCGGCCTTCGACGAGTTCGATCCGGTGCAACACCCCAGCTACATCGAGTTCTTCAACCGCGTGCTGCCCGAGACGCGCGACGCGGTGGAGATCGAGAAGAAGTACGAGCGCGAGTTCGCCGAGAACCCCAGCTACGTGCACCTGTACCGCAAGGGCAACGCCTACCACGGCGTGCACCCGCTCTACATGTGGTACTGGGGCGAGAACGGTCGCCAGCACGCGGGCAAGGTCATCGTCGCGGGCGCGGAGAACAACCACGTCCCGGCGCTGCTCGGCTGGGACCGCACCGACACCCTCACCGAGGCCATCGAGGAGGCGCGCGGCTTCATGGGCCGCTCGGCCAGCATCAGCCTGCTGCGCATCGCCCCCACCGTCATGGTCGACGTGAAGTAA
- a CDS encoding HAD family hydrolase, whose amino-acid sequence MPAKAAFYDVDGTLVKTNVVHVYAYYAMNRGSLLGIAGRTLATAASAPLFAAMDAVNRKKFNEFFYRYYAGLSEDRLISVAEDMFEDVLKPALYEQTRDLIDQARRAGCRIVLVTGALDFSMRPLVRHLGADDLIANKMQFVGGKATGKVIPPIIEGANKANAIRSYCVREGLALDQCHGYSDSASDYAMLAVVGRPTAVNPDMRLRSIARAYNWPILDLK is encoded by the coding sequence ATGCCCGCGAAAGCCGCCTTCTACGATGTCGACGGGACGTTGGTGAAAACCAACGTCGTCCACGTCTACGCCTACTATGCGATGAACCGGGGTTCCCTGCTGGGCATCGCCGGGAGGACGCTGGCCACGGCCGCCAGTGCCCCCCTGTTCGCCGCCATGGACGCGGTGAACCGTAAGAAGTTCAACGAGTTCTTCTACCGCTACTACGCCGGACTGTCCGAGGATCGGCTCATCTCCGTCGCCGAGGACATGTTCGAGGACGTGCTCAAGCCCGCCCTGTACGAGCAGACGCGCGACCTCATCGACCAGGCGCGCCGGGCCGGCTGCCGCATCGTGCTCGTCACGGGTGCCCTGGACTTCAGCATGCGGCCCCTCGTGCGCCACCTGGGCGCCGACGATCTCATCGCCAACAAGATGCAGTTCGTGGGGGGCAAGGCGACCGGAAAGGTCATCCCCCCCATCATCGAAGGGGCGAACAAGGCCAACGCCATCCGCTCCTATTGTGTCCGCGAGGGCCTGGCGCTCGACCAGTGCCACGGCTACTCCGACAGCGCCTCCGACTACGCCATGCTCGCCGTGGTGGGGCGGCCCACCGCCGTCAACCCGGACATGCGTCTGCGCTCCATCGCCCGGGCCTACAACTGGCCCATCCTGGACCTCAAGTAA
- a CDS encoding NAD-dependent epimerase/dehydratase family protein, giving the protein MSRILVTGANGFLGSALVRALVERGHRATCLLRPGSDVSGLAGVEYTRAEGDVIHAPGLVRAVEGQEVVFHLAGVRRAATREDFLRVNAEGTRRLCEALVAAGNRPRLVLVGSLGASGPSSAGRPREEEDVPHPTDAYGESKAEAERIAFSYADRLPVTVVRPPRIVGPRDRENLLLFRLVARGLRLRLGGGERPLTLVDVEDVVDLLQVVAERDEALGQSFFVGHPHPFTLERIQDLAAEALGVRPRTVNLPPLVLSTLATAADGVARLTGRPLPLNRKFARQLLAPAWTCSSAKAERLLGFRATRDPADTIRRSALWYRQHGWL; this is encoded by the coding sequence ATGAGCCGGATCCTCGTCACTGGAGCGAATGGTTTTCTGGGCTCGGCGCTGGTGCGAGCACTCGTCGAGCGGGGTCACCGTGCAACATGTCTGTTGCGCCCGGGCAGCGACGTCTCGGGGCTGGCCGGGGTGGAGTACACCCGAGCGGAAGGAGACGTGATCCACGCTCCGGGACTGGTGCGCGCGGTGGAGGGCCAGGAGGTGGTCTTCCATCTGGCGGGCGTGCGCCGGGCGGCCACCCGGGAGGACTTCCTGCGGGTCAACGCCGAGGGGACCCGGCGGTTGTGCGAGGCCCTGGTGGCCGCGGGGAACCGGCCCCGGCTGGTGCTGGTGGGCTCGCTGGGGGCCTCGGGGCCGAGCAGCGCCGGGCGTCCCCGGGAGGAGGAGGATGTTCCCCACCCCACGGATGCCTATGGGGAGAGCAAGGCCGAGGCGGAGCGCATCGCCTTCTCCTACGCGGACCGGCTGCCGGTGACGGTGGTCCGGCCTCCGCGGATAGTCGGGCCCCGGGACCGGGAGAACCTGCTGCTCTTCCGGCTGGTCGCGCGGGGGCTGAGGCTGCGCCTGGGCGGGGGCGAGCGGCCCCTGACCCTGGTGGACGTGGAGGACGTGGTGGACCTGCTCCAGGTGGTGGCCGAGCGGGACGAGGCCCTCGGGCAGTCCTTCTTCGTGGGCCACCCCCACCCCTTCACCCTGGAGCGCATCCAGGACCTCGCCGCCGAGGCCCTGGGTGTCCGGCCCCGGACAGTGAACCTGCCGCCCCTCGTCCTGAGCACCCTGGCCACCGCGGCGGATGGGGTGGCGCGGCTGACGGGCCGTCCCCTGCCCCTCAACCGCAAGTTCGCGCGCCAGCTGCTCGCGCCCGCCTGGACGTGTTCGAGCGCCAAGGCGGAGCGGCTCCTGGGTTTTCGCGCCACGAGGGATCCGGCCGACACCATCCGCCGCAGTGCCCTCTGGTACAGGCAGCACGGCTGGCTGTGA
- a CDS encoding SWIB/MDM2 domain-containing protein — MAAKKTTTAAAKKAPAAKKAPAAKKTAAAGGKRKPNAAFMKEMTPSPALAEIVGSKALPRTAVVSKIWEYIKKNNLQDPKNKRQINADDKLKPIFGGKKSVTMFELTALVNKNLS; from the coding sequence ATGGCCGCCAAGAAGACCACCACCGCCGCTGCGAAGAAGGCTCCCGCCGCCAAGAAGGCTCCCGCCGCCAAGAAGACGGCCGCTGCTGGGGGCAAGCGCAAGCCCAACGCGGCGTTCATGAAGGAGATGACGCCTTCGCCCGCGCTGGCGGAGATCGTCGGGAGCAAGGCCCTGCCTCGCACCGCCGTCGTCAGCAAGATCTGGGAGTACATCAAGAAGAACAACCTCCAGGATCCGAAGAACAAGCGGCAGATCAACGCCGACGACAAGCTCAAGCCCATCTTCGGCGGCAAGAAGTCCGTCACGATGTTCGAGCTGACGGCGCTGGTGAACAAGAACCTGTCCTGA
- the treY gene encoding malto-oligosyltrehalose synthase, which translates to MRLDGTTVSGGDASQTGLDALAVAVYTRVRTDLLARGTPLSTYRVQLHKGFSFEDARRIVPYLARLGVSDIYCSPYLKASPGSTHGYDCVDHKQLNPEVGSPVQHEAFCNTVREHGLGQVLDVVPNHMGIETFNPLWFDVLENGPSSVYARFFDVDWHPVKDELAGKVLLPVLGDQYGVVLEKGELKLGFGDGAFVLHYYDRLFPVAPRQYERILARGLEALEARLGPADAHLVELQSILTAIHHLPPRTETDRARSIERNREKEVIKRRLAALVAASPQVAAYIAANVEAINGKPGDPRSFDELDAILEGGSYRLAQWRVAGEEINYRRFFDINGLAAMRVEDPEVFAEAHQLIFEWLRKGQVTGLRIDHPDGLYDPTAYFLALQERFFLERARAFFDTEHAARAEQWPEVERRLRERWRAEAGANVDSPLRKALYVAVEKIQGGRERIPESWAVHGTTGYRFANAVGGIFVQPNAEGPMTETYHRFIGEAPDFEGLVYEKKRLIMHNFMSSELNMLAHRLNRISEMNRRTRDFTLNSLRRALTEFIALFPVYRTYVDNERPEPDERDVRYIKDTLRHAKARNATLNVTIFDFLGDVLLRRYPEHLGEHERAEMLAFAMKVQQVTGPVMAKGLEDTVFYVYQRMVSLNEVGGEPEHFGTSATIFHERNHERAVHWPASMLTSSTHDTKRSEDVRARLNVLSELPEEWRQRVEHWSSLTRTHRSEMPEGPAPSLNDEYLFYQTVVGAWPMGGSLSGKALEEFRGRIRDYMLKAIKEAKVRTSWTNPDKDYEEGMSRYVEACLDEEKGRAFLADLLAFKRRIERPGQHNALGQLLMKLMSPGVVDTYQGCELWDLSLVDPDNRRPVDYALRERMLRSLEQETEKGRAELCTRLVADMEDGRIKLFVLTEGLRLRQRQAELFRKGGYRALSLTGPRADAAVAFSREHGSSVVIAVAPRYTLSALESGGLVAAYEETSLELPASYASMTFRDVFTGQQVRPGRHGEGAVLPLSPLLVGFPLVLLEKE; encoded by the coding sequence ATGCGATTGGATGGAACGACGGTGTCGGGGGGTGACGCCTCCCAGACGGGACTCGATGCGTTGGCGGTGGCGGTGTACACGCGGGTGCGGACGGACCTGCTCGCGCGGGGCACGCCCCTGTCCACCTACCGCGTGCAACTGCACAAGGGTTTCTCCTTCGAGGACGCGCGGCGGATCGTGCCCTACCTGGCCCGCCTGGGCGTCTCGGACATCTATTGTTCGCCCTACCTCAAGGCGAGCCCGGGCAGCACGCACGGCTATGACTGCGTGGACCACAAACAGCTCAACCCCGAGGTGGGCTCGCCCGTGCAGCACGAGGCCTTCTGCAACACGGTGCGCGAGCACGGGCTCGGGCAGGTGCTGGACGTGGTGCCCAACCACATGGGCATCGAGACCTTCAACCCCCTGTGGTTCGACGTGCTGGAGAACGGCCCCTCGTCCGTATACGCGCGCTTCTTCGACGTCGACTGGCACCCGGTGAAGGACGAGCTGGCGGGCAAGGTGCTCCTGCCGGTGCTGGGCGACCAATACGGGGTGGTGCTCGAGAAGGGTGAGCTGAAGCTGGGCTTTGGCGACGGGGCCTTCGTCCTCCACTACTACGACCGGCTCTTTCCCGTGGCCCCCCGGCAGTACGAGCGCATCCTGGCGCGTGGCCTGGAGGCGCTGGAGGCCCGGTTGGGCCCGGCGGACGCGCACCTCGTCGAGCTGCAATCCATCCTCACCGCCATCCACCACCTGCCCCCTCGCACCGAGACGGACCGCGCGCGCAGCATCGAGCGCAATCGCGAGAAGGAGGTCATCAAGCGGCGGCTCGCCGCCCTGGTGGCCGCGAGTCCCCAAGTGGCCGCGTACATCGCCGCCAACGTGGAGGCCATCAACGGCAAGCCCGGCGACCCGCGCTCCTTCGATGAGCTGGACGCCATCCTCGAGGGCGGCAGCTACCGGCTGGCCCAGTGGCGCGTGGCGGGGGAGGAGATCAACTACCGTCGCTTCTTCGACATCAACGGCCTGGCCGCCATGCGGGTGGAGGATCCGGAGGTGTTCGCCGAGGCGCACCAGCTCATCTTCGAGTGGCTGCGCAAGGGGCAGGTGACGGGGCTGCGCATCGATCACCCCGACGGGCTCTACGATCCCACCGCCTACTTCCTCGCCCTCCAGGAGCGCTTCTTCCTGGAGCGGGCGCGGGCGTTCTTCGACACGGAGCACGCGGCGCGGGCGGAGCAGTGGCCCGAGGTGGAGCGGCGGCTGCGCGAGCGCTGGCGGGCGGAGGCGGGGGCGAACGTGGACTCGCCGCTGCGCAAGGCGCTCTACGTGGCGGTGGAGAAGATCCAGGGCGGGCGCGAGCGCATCCCCGAGTCCTGGGCGGTGCACGGCACCACGGGCTACCGCTTCGCCAACGCGGTGGGCGGCATCTTCGTGCAGCCCAACGCCGAGGGGCCGATGACGGAGACCTACCACCGCTTCATCGGCGAGGCGCCCGACTTCGAGGGGCTCGTCTACGAGAAGAAGCGCCTCATCATGCACAACTTCATGTCCAGCGAGCTGAACATGCTCGCCCACCGGCTCAACCGCATCTCCGAGATGAACCGGCGCACGCGCGACTTCACCCTCAACAGCCTGCGGCGCGCGCTCACCGAGTTCATCGCGCTCTTCCCCGTCTACCGCACCTACGTGGACAACGAGCGGCCGGAGCCGGACGAGCGCGACGTGCGCTACATCAAGGACACCCTGCGCCACGCCAAGGCGCGCAACGCCACGCTCAACGTCACCATCTTCGACTTCCTCGGCGACGTGCTCCTGCGGCGCTACCCCGAGCACCTGGGCGAGCACGAGCGCGCGGAGATGCTCGCCTTCGCCATGAAGGTGCAGCAGGTGACGGGTCCGGTGATGGCCAAGGGCCTGGAGGACACCGTCTTCTACGTCTACCAGCGCATGGTCTCGCTCAACGAGGTGGGCGGCGAGCCGGAGCACTTCGGCACCAGCGCCACCATCTTCCACGAGCGCAACCATGAGCGCGCGGTGCACTGGCCGGCGAGCATGCTCACCTCCAGCACGCACGACACCAAGCGCAGCGAGGACGTGCGCGCGCGCCTCAACGTGCTCTCCGAGCTGCCCGAGGAATGGCGCCAGCGCGTGGAGCACTGGTCCTCCCTCACGCGCACCCACCGCTCGGAGATGCCCGAGGGTCCCGCCCCGTCCCTCAATGACGAGTACCTCTTCTACCAGACGGTGGTGGGGGCCTGGCCCATGGGCGGCTCGCTCTCCGGCAAGGCCCTGGAGGAGTTCCGCGGCCGCATCCGCGACTACATGCTCAAGGCCATCAAGGAGGCCAAGGTCCGCACCTCGTGGACCAACCCGGACAAGGACTACGAGGAGGGCATGTCGCGCTACGTGGAGGCTTGCCTGGACGAGGAGAAGGGGCGCGCCTTCCTCGCGGACCTGCTCGCCTTCAAGCGCCGCATCGAGCGGCCCGGCCAGCACAACGCGCTCGGACAGCTCCTCATGAAGCTCATGTCGCCCGGCGTGGTGGACACCTACCAGGGCTGCGAGCTGTGGGACCTGTCGCTCGTGGACCCGGACAACCGTCGCCCGGTGGACTACGCCCTGCGCGAGCGGATGCTGCGCTCGCTCGAGCAGGAGACGGAGAAGGGCCGCGCCGAGCTGTGCACGCGCCTGGTGGCGGACATGGAGGACGGCCGCATCAAGCTCTTCGTCCTCACCGAGGGCCTGCGCCTGCGCCAGCGTCAGGCGGAGCTCTTCCGCAAGGGGGGCTACCGGGCACTCTCGCTGACGGGCCCGCGCGCGGACGCGGCGGTGGCCTTCTCCCGCGAGCACGGGTCGTCGGTCGTCATCGCCGTCGCACCGCGTTACACCCTGTCCGCCCTGGAATCCGGGGGGTTGGTGGCGGCCTATGAAGAAACGTCCCTGGAACTCCCCGCCTCCTATGCGAGCATGACGTTCCGGGATGTCTTCACCGGGCAGCAGGTCCGACCGGGACGGCACGGAGAGGGGGCCGTGCTTCCGCTGTCACCTCTGCTGGTGGGCTTCCCGCTCGTTCTGCTCGAGAAGGAGTGA
- the glgX gene encoding glycogen debranching protein GlgX, translating to MKWSEVLPGKPYPLGATYQGNGVNFAVFSEHARKMEVCLFDSRDPSRELGRYSLPEHNQHVWHGFIPELQTGTLYGLRAHGPYEPRRGLRFNPHKLLVDPYARALHGQVDFSAPVYSYLQGDPEQDLGFDIRDSATGMPKAVVLTDDFDWEGDRPPAVPWHRTLLYEAHVKGLTRLHPSVPEHQRGTYAGLAHPAVIDHLLQLGVTAVELLPVQAHVDEPFLVNKGFTNYWGYSTLNYFAPDARFSGSGSRGGQVAEFKSMVKALHRAGIEVILDVVYNHTGEGNHLGPTLSFKGLDNSAYYRLSDKEPRYYQDFTGTGNSWNATHPYALKLIMDSLRYWVREMHVDGFRFDLATTLGRDRTGYDTRAAFFQMVHQDPVLSRVKLIAEPWDVGDFGYQVGNFPVIWSEWNGKYRDTIRRYWRGDERQAAEIGCRLTGSSDLFALGGRKPTASINFITAHDGFTLHDLVTYEQKHNEANLEDNRDGGNDNHSWNCGVEGETRDPAVNALREQQKRNFLATLFLSQGVPMLVAGDEMGRTQRGNNNAYCQDNPLSWVEWRLTEPQRKLLDFTRRMSRLRREQPVLSKRRFFRGATIFDSELKDLAWFRPDGQEMKKEDWEKPFARSVCFLLGGDAIATPDDAGQRIVGDTLLVLMNAHHEPITFHLPAIEWGADWEEVVDTSQSRVSLHPHTPAGGTLVVAGRSLRVLRRPAVD from the coding sequence ATGAAGTGGTCGGAAGTGCTGCCGGGCAAGCCCTACCCCCTGGGCGCGACGTATCAGGGCAACGGTGTCAACTTCGCGGTGTTCAGCGAACATGCCCGGAAGATGGAGGTCTGCCTCTTCGACTCGCGCGATCCGTCGCGCGAGTTGGGTCGCTACTCGCTCCCGGAGCACAACCAGCACGTCTGGCACGGCTTCATCCCCGAGCTGCAGACGGGCACGCTCTACGGACTGCGTGCCCACGGGCCCTACGAGCCCCGGCGCGGCCTGCGCTTCAACCCGCATAAGCTGCTGGTGGACCCCTACGCCCGTGCCCTGCACGGGCAGGTGGACTTCTCCGCCCCGGTCTACTCCTACCTGCAGGGGGATCCGGAGCAGGACCTCGGCTTCGACATCCGCGACAGCGCCACGGGGATGCCCAAGGCGGTGGTGCTCACCGACGACTTCGACTGGGAGGGGGACCGTCCCCCCGCGGTGCCCTGGCACCGCACCCTCCTCTATGAGGCCCACGTCAAGGGTCTCACCCGGTTGCACCCCTCCGTCCCCGAGCACCAGCGCGGCACCTACGCGGGGCTCGCCCACCCGGCGGTGATCGATCACCTGCTGCAACTGGGCGTCACCGCGGTGGAGCTCCTGCCCGTGCAGGCCCACGTGGACGAGCCCTTCCTCGTCAACAAGGGCTTCACCAACTACTGGGGCTACAGCACCCTGAACTACTTCGCCCCGGACGCGCGCTTCAGCGGCTCGGGTTCGCGCGGCGGCCAGGTGGCCGAGTTCAAGTCCATGGTGAAGGCGCTCCACCGCGCCGGCATCGAGGTCATCCTCGACGTCGTCTACAACCACACCGGCGAGGGCAACCACCTCGGGCCCACCCTGTCCTTCAAGGGCCTGGACAACTCCGCCTACTACCGGCTGAGCGACAAGGAGCCGCGCTACTACCAGGACTTCACCGGCACGGGGAACTCGTGGAACGCCACGCACCCGTACGCGCTCAAGCTCATCATGGACAGCCTGCGCTACTGGGTGCGGGAGATGCACGTGGACGGCTTCCGCTTCGATCTGGCCACCACGCTCGGCCGGGACCGGACGGGCTACGACACCCGCGCCGCCTTCTTCCAGATGGTGCACCAGGATCCGGTGCTCAGCCGGGTGAAGCTCATCGCCGAGCCCTGGGACGTGGGTGACTTCGGCTACCAGGTGGGCAACTTCCCCGTCATCTGGAGCGAGTGGAACGGCAAGTACCGCGACACCATCCGCCGCTACTGGCGGGGGGACGAGCGGCAGGCGGCGGAGATCGGCTGCCGGCTCACGGGCTCCTCGGACCTGTTCGCGCTGGGCGGACGCAAGCCCACCGCGAGCATCAACTTCATCACCGCCCACGACGGCTTCACCCTGCACGACCTGGTCACCTACGAGCAGAAGCACAACGAGGCCAACCTCGAGGACAACCGGGACGGGGGCAACGACAACCACTCGTGGAACTGCGGTGTGGAGGGCGAGACGAGGGATCCAGCCGTCAACGCGCTGCGCGAGCAGCAGAAGCGCAACTTCCTCGCCACGCTCTTCCTGTCCCAGGGCGTGCCCATGCTGGTGGCTGGCGACGAGATGGGCCGCACCCAGCGGGGCAACAACAACGCCTACTGTCAGGACAACCCCCTGTCGTGGGTGGAGTGGCGGCTCACCGAGCCCCAGCGCAAGCTGCTGGACTTCACCCGGCGCATGAGCCGCCTGCGCCGCGAGCAGCCCGTGCTCTCCAAGCGCCGCTTCTTCCGGGGCGCCACCATCTTCGACAGCGAGCTCAAGGATCTGGCGTGGTTCCGCCCGGACGGCCAGGAGATGAAGAAGGAGGACTGGGAGAAGCCCTTCGCGCGCTCGGTGTGCTTCCTGCTCGGCGGGGACGCCATCGCCACCCCGGATGACGCGGGCCAGCGCATCGTCGGGGACACCCTCCTGGTGCTGATGAATGCCCACCACGAGCCCATCACCTTCCACCTGCCCGCCATCGAGTGGGGCGCGGACTGGGAAGAGGTGGTGGACACGAGCCAGTCGCGCGTCTCGCTCCACCCCCACACCCCCGCGGGGGGAACCCTGGTGGTGGCGGGCCGCTCGCTGCGGGTCCTGCGCCGTCCCGCCGTCGATTAG
- a CDS encoding TerC family protein — MNTNVALWVGFNLFVLAMLALDLGVFHRKEHVVSPKEAGLWTVVWIVLSLGFCGILGLTGYWNHEQSLQWVTAYVVEYALSVDNLFVFLMVFAFFQVPLVVQHRVLFWGILGAFIMRAGLIVTGTALVQRFHWLLYIFGAFLIFTAVKMAFSKDEDAAEPEQSLVMRLGRRFLPVARPPEGENDHGNRFFILEDGRRKVTPLFLVLMVVETTDLLFALDSIPAVLGISQDAFIVYTSNVCAILGLRSLFFVVASLMDKFHLLKVGLAIILGFVGTKMVITFFDIHISIGLSLGVIGGVLLGSILASLIWPKAAETHGVPHPSVEPEREDA; from the coding sequence TTGAATACGAACGTCGCGCTCTGGGTGGGCTTCAACCTCTTCGTGCTGGCCATGCTCGCCCTGGACCTGGGCGTCTTCCATCGCAAGGAGCACGTGGTGTCGCCCAAGGAGGCGGGCCTGTGGACGGTGGTGTGGATCGTCCTGAGCCTGGGCTTCTGCGGGATTCTGGGGCTCACCGGCTACTGGAACCACGAGCAGTCGCTGCAGTGGGTGACGGCGTACGTGGTCGAGTACGCGTTGTCGGTCGACAACCTGTTCGTCTTCCTCATGGTGTTCGCCTTCTTCCAGGTGCCGCTCGTGGTGCAGCACCGGGTGCTCTTCTGGGGCATCCTCGGGGCGTTCATCATGCGCGCGGGCCTCATCGTGACGGGCACCGCGCTCGTGCAGCGCTTCCACTGGCTGCTCTACATCTTCGGCGCCTTCCTCATCTTCACGGCGGTGAAGATGGCCTTCTCCAAGGACGAGGACGCCGCGGAGCCGGAGCAGTCGCTGGTGATGCGCCTCGGCCGGCGCTTCTTGCCCGTGGCGCGCCCGCCGGAAGGCGAAAACGATCATGGCAACCGCTTCTTCATCCTGGAGGACGGCCGGCGCAAGGTGACGCCCCTGTTCCTCGTGCTGATGGTGGTGGAGACGACGGACCTGCTCTTCGCCCTGGATTCCATCCCCGCGGTGCTCGGCATCAGCCAGGACGCCTTCATCGTCTACACGTCCAACGTGTGCGCCATCCTCGGCCTGCGCTCGCTCTTCTTCGTGGTGGCCAGCCTCATGGACAAGTTCCACCTGCTCAAGGTGGGTCTGGCCATCATCCTCGGCTTCGTGGGTACGAAGATGGTCATCACCTTCTTCGACATCCACATCTCCATCGGACTGTCGCTGGGCGTGATTGGCGGGGTGCTGCTGGGCTCCATCCTGGCCTCGCTCATCTGGCCCAAGGCCGCGGAGACCCACGGGGTGCCCCACCCGTCCGTCGAGCCGGAGCGCGAGGACGCCTAG
- the apaG gene encoding Co2+/Mg2+ efflux protein ApaG translates to MSSVTTEGIRVSVKPSYWPERSSPDSHQYAFMYTVEITNTGQEPAQLRSRHWVITDASGKVEEVRGEGVVGKQPRLEPGDRFEYTSWAQLRTPFGSMRGAYTLVRPDGRQFEARIGEFALTQPHSLH, encoded by the coding sequence ATGTCCTCCGTCACCACCGAAGGCATTCGCGTCTCCGTCAAGCCCTCCTATTGGCCGGAACGCAGCTCCCCGGACTCCCACCAGTACGCCTTCATGTACACGGTGGAAATCACCAACACCGGCCAGGAGCCGGCCCAACTGCGCAGCCGTCACTGGGTCATCACCGACGCCAGCGGCAAGGTGGAGGAGGTGCGGGGCGAGGGCGTCGTGGGCAAGCAGCCCCGGCTCGAGCCCGGCGATCGCTTCGAGTACACGAGCTGGGCGCAGCTGCGCACGCCCTTCGGCTCCATGCGGGGCGCCTACACCCTGGTGCGTCCGGATGGCCGCCAGTTCGAGGCCCGCATCGGTGAGTTCGCCCTCACCCAGCCCCACTCGCTGCACTGA